CGATAACTGCCTTAAACATATATCTGTTATTCCTCTGCACCTGCTGTAGCAGACATCGAATCAGTATCCTCATCTGCACCGCTGTCATCCTCTTCATCGTCTGCACAGAAATCCGTATAGGTAGATCCGTTTTTCAGCGTCACACCCTTCGCCTCTGCCAGTTCACTAACCGTCACGAGTTGATAACCTTCCTCAATCAGCTTCGGAATCAGCGTTAACGCCGCGTCGATAGTCGGTGAATGAATATCATGCATCAAAATAATATCACCATCTTCCACATTATTCAAGACCGCATTGATGGTAGACTGGGTATTCATAGTCTTCCAGTCCAGTGTATCGATGGACCACAGGATCATCGGCATTCCAACCGAAGACTCCACCGTATCACTGATTGCTCCGTAAGGAGGCCTCATTACGGTTGCCGTATGACTTCCATCTGCTTTCTTGATCGTGGAATTGGTTGAATTGATCTCCTCTTTTACTCCGGACGCATCCAGTTTACTTAAATTGGCATGATCCCAGGAATGATTTCCCAGCTCACAGCCAATCTCCGTCATTTTAGCAATTTCATCCTGAAACTCCGCTGCATTTTGTCCCACCATGAAGAATGTAGCATGCGCATCATTTTTCTCCAGCGCTTCCAGAAGTTCCATGGTACGCTCTCCCGGTCCGTCATCAAAGGTCAGCGCAATCATCGGTTTTGATGTATCTATGCTGTACTCTTCGGATTTTAATTTTCCATCTTTTCCGAACACACATTTCTTCAGTCCGACCTGTTGCTTTCCGGTCAGCATCTTACCGGAAGAATCAAAATAATATTTTGATTTTTTCAGAGTCAGCCACCCAACCTGCATGGCACCGTCTTCTGTGTAATAATATGTACTGTCCTTGATCTTGACAAATCCGGTCTTCATCGCGCCGTTTTTATCAAACTGATAGGTCTTTCCGTCGATTTCCTGAACTCCGGTCACCTTATTTCCCTTCTTATCGAAATAATAGACCTTGCCTTTTGATGAGACAAAATCACTGGTCACCAGGCTGCCGTCATACTTTTTAAACTGATTGCCGCTCCAGGTTCCGATCTTGTTCTCCACGCTCAATGTACCGTCCTGCGCTACCAGATTGACCCGGCCTTTCCAGGTTTCCAATTCCTTCTTTTCCAGATCTGCATCCAGATCCAGAACGATGGGATAGCTTCCTTCTTTGGCAGTATCTGCCTTACAGGACACTTTGTAATACTTGCCACTGTTCAGATCATCCAGCAGATCTCCTACGGTATACCCGCTCTCTTTGTCCAGAATCTTATCTTTGCTCCTGTCCGACTCCAGTTTGGCTTCTACCTTTAATGCCGGCATCTCTTCGTCCTGTTTGATCTTTATATTATCAGCCTTTACGATGATCCTTGCATTTTTATCCCCTGCATAAGACGCATGACTTAAAAAAAGTGCAATAAAAAAGCACAAAAAACAAATCCCCCCAAGCTTCTGCTTGCGCGCTTTTCGTTTCTTGTACCGTCTCTCTTCTTTCAAACTTTTTTCTGATTTCTTTAAATAATCCTGCTCAGGATATTTTTTACTGTTCTGAGACTCAGCGGTCTGCGCTTTGCCTGCACGTGTTCTTTTTCTTTCTTCCGTACTTTTTTTCACTCCCGCTTTTTTATCTGACTGCATTCCTGTCCCCACATTTCTTTATATTCAGTATGGAAAAAACAAGATATTCTGTTTTTTCCATACTTTTTATTATTATACTATACAAAATGTGGTTATGCAATAACACGCACTCTCAAAACTCCGTCAATTCCGCAAAGTTTCTGATACAGGTCATCTGACACTTCTGCTTCTGTATCGATCATAGTGTATGCATATTCATTTCTGCTCTTATTACTCATGATATCGATGTTGATATCCTGCTCTGCCAGAAGACCGGTGAACTGTCCCAGCATCTTTGGCTGATTCCGGTGAAGGATAGTGATTCGACTGCATCCCTTGCTCTTCACGCCCATATTGCAGTCCGGATAATTCACAGAATGCTGAATGTTTCCGTTCTCTAGAAAATCCATTACTTCATCAACAGCCATCTTTGCACAATTGTCTTCTGATTCCTCTGTAGATGCTCCCAGATGCGGGATTACGATCGCACCTTTGACTCCTGCCAGCTCCGGAATCGGGAAGTCTGTCACATATCCTCTGATCTTTCCTGCCACCAGTGCATCTACGATTGCTTCACTGTTGACCAGAACATCTCTGGAGAAGTTCAGAACGACCACATTTTCTTTCATCAGGCTGAGTGCATCCTTGTCGATCATATTTTTGGTGCTTTCCATTGCCGGTACATGGATCGTGATGTAATCACATTCTTTATACAATTCATCTACCGTTTTTGCATGATGGATGTTTCTGGAAAGCTTCCATGCAGCGTCTACTGATACATATGGATCATATCCGTATACATCCATTCCCAGATGGGTTGCAACATTTGCCACACGTACACCGATTGCTCCAAGACCAATGACTCCCAGTTTCTTTCCGTCAAGTTCGGTTCCTGCAAACTGTTTTTTCTGTTTCTCAGCTTTTTTGGCGATATCGCCGTCTTCTTCATTTTCTTCTACCCAGTGGATTCCCCCTACAATGTCGCGGGCTGCCAGAAGCATTCCGGCAATCACCAGCTCTTTTACACCGTTTGCATTGGCTCCTGGAGTGTTAAAGACAACGATTCCCTGCTCTGCACATTTATCCAACGGAATATTGTTGACACCGGCTCCTGCACGGGCAATTGCCTTTAACTGAGAACTGAATTCCATCTCATGCATTCCCGCACTGCGGACCAAAATAGCATCTGCATCTGCTTCATTCTCAGCAGTTGTATAATTTTCTGTAAATCTTTCCAGACCGACTTCTGCGATCGGATTCAGGCAATGATATTTTAACATGGCTGATTTTCCTCCTCAAACTTCTTCATAAATGCAACCAGTGCTTCCACACCTTCATACGGCATTGCGTTGTAGATACTTGCACGCATACCGCCTACCGTTCTGTGACCTTTCAGGTTCTCCAGACCTGCTTCTTTGGATTCTTTTACGAATTTGGCATCCAGATCCTTATCTCCTGTTACGAAAGGTACATTCATCAGAGAACGGTCTTTTTCTACAACTGTACCCTTGAACAGTTTACTCTGATCCAGGAAGTCATAGAGCAGTTTTGCTTTCTTTTCGTTGCGCTTCTGCATTTCTTCCAGACCACCCATTTTCTTCAGCCACTTGAAGACTTTTCCGCAGATATAGATTCCGTATGCCGGTGGAGTATTGTAAAGGGATTTCGCATCTGCATGTGTCTTATACTGCAGCATGGTCGGAGTTCCCGGGTATACGTCTTCTGTGATCATATCCTCGCGGATGATTGCGATCACTACACCTGCCGGTCCGATATTTTTCTGGACTCCACCGTAGATCATGGCATATTTTGTCACATCAACAGGCTCTGACAGGAAGCAGGAGGACACATCAGCGATCAGCGGTTTGCCTTTTGTATTCGGCAATTCTTTATATTTGGTTCCGTAGATCGTATTGTTTTCACAAATGTATACATAATCTGCATCTTCAGAAATCGGAAGATCGGAACAATCCGGAATATAAGAAAATGTCTTGTCTTCGGAAGAAGCGATCTTGTTGGCCTTTCCGTATTTGGAAGCTTCCTGGAACGCTTTCTTAGCCCACTGTCCGGTCACGATATAGTCAGCCACACCGTGTTTCATAAAGTTCATCGGAATCATGGCAAACTGCTGGGATGCGCCGCCCTGAAGGAAAAGGACTTTATAATTATCCGGAATTCCCATCAGATCACGAAGATCCTGTTCTGCCTCATTGATGATCTCTTCGAATGCCTTGGAACGATGACTCATCTCCATTACGGACATTCCTGTTCCTTTATAATCCAACATTTCTTCTGCTGCTTCTTTCAGCACCTCTTCCGGCAATACAGCCGGTCCTGCTGAAAAGTTATACACTCTGCTCATCTTTTTGCCCTCCATTTCATCTTATCTCTTACCCTTGTCTGTTTTCATCTGATCTCACAGACATTTTTCTATACCATTTTGCTGGTTTGCAAATTATTGCCTACTGTTCATCCTCTTCCAGATCGGATGCATCAAACGCTTCACTGATCGAACTTCCCGGTGATACCATCGGCCACACTTTATCATCGGAATCAATCTGACAGTCGATCAGCACCGGTTTTCCTAAGGTCAGCGCCTTTGCAAATGCTTTTGCAAAGCTTTCTCTGCTTTCTGCACGGATGCCGACAGCTCCCATTGCTTCTGCCATTTTCACAAAATCAACCGCATCATTTAATACCGTCTGCGAATACCGTTTTTCATAGAACAGATCCTGCCACTGGCGTACCATACCAAGTACATGGTTATTGATCACCACTTCGATCACCGGAATCTGATACCTTGCGGCTGTTGCCAGCTCATTCATATTCATACGCAGGCAACCGTCTCCCGCAATATTGACCACAACCTTATCCGGATTGCCGCATTTTGCTCCGATCGCAGCCCCAAGACCATATCCCATCGTACCCAGTCCTCCGGAGGTCAGAAGGGTTCTCGGCTTTGTATATTTATAATACTGAGCCGCCCACATCTGGTGCTGTCCTACTTCTGTGGAGATCACTGCCTCTCCCTTTGTCTGACGGTAGATTTCTTCGATAATATAAGGTCCTGTCAGTCCTTCCTGCGGATAACGCATCGGATAGGCTGATTTGTAGCCCATGATCCGGTCGATCCACTCTTTATGATCCTGTTGCGACAGGATTTCATTCATCTTCTTTAAAGATTCTTTCAGATCTCCTGTCACTCCCGCATTGATCATGATATTTTTATCCATCTCTGCCGGATCCACATCAAACTGAAGGATCTTTGCATGGTGTGCAAATTTCTTGGCATTTCCGGTCACTCGATCACTGAATCTGGCTCCCAGAACTATTAGAAGATCACATTCACTGACCCCGAAATTGGATGTTTTGGTTCCATGCATTCCCAGCATTCCGGTATAAAGCTCATCCGTTCCCGGAAAAGCGCCTTTTCCCATCAGGGAATCGCAGACCGGTGCATCCAGGAGTTTTACAAAGCTTCGAACCTCTTCGCTGGCATCGGCAAGGACAGCTCCGCCGCCCACAAAGACGTAAGGACGTTTTGCCTTTTTGATCATCTCCAGCGCAACCTGAAGTTCTTCTGCTGAAACCGCCTCCGGATCCGGAAGAATCGGATCGATCTTCACCGGTTTGTATTCTGTTTTATTTGAGGTCACATCTTTGGTAATATCGATCAGTACCGGTCCCGGTCTTCCGCTCTTTGCGATCCGGAAGGATTTCCGGATAACCGTAGCCAGTTCTTTGATATCTTTTACAATATAATTATGCTTGGTGATCGGCTGAGTAATACCCGTAATATCTACTTCCTGGAAACTGTCCTTTCCAAGCAGCGGAAGGGTAACGTTACAGGTGATCGCCACCATCGGAATGGAATCCATATAAGCCGTTGCGATTCCGGTGACAAGGTTGGTTGCCCCCGGTCCGCTGGTTGCCAGACACACTCCGATTTTTCCGGTAGATCTTGCATACCCATCTGCCGCATGAGCCGCTCCCTGTTCGTGGGAGGTCAGGATATGCGTGATCTCATCCTGATGTTTATATAATGCGTCGTATACGTTCAAAATCGCACCGCCCGGATATCCGAATACGGTATCCACGCCCTGTTCTTTCAGACATTCTACAACGATCTCTGCTCCGCTTAAGTGCATTGTACTTTTCCTCCAAAAAACCTGTATTTATGAATTTTTTCCAGGAACTTCCAGTACTGCTCCGCGGTTTCCTGAGGTAACCATCGCTGCATAACGAGCCAGATATCCGCTGGTGATCTTCGGTTCTCTCGGCTGCCATTTTGCCTTTCTTGCTGCCAGTTCTTCCTCAGAAAGTTTTACATTTAATGTCAGTTCCGGAATATTGATCTGGATGATATCGCCTTCCTCCAGAAGTGCAATCGGTCCTCCTACTGCTGCTTCCGGTGAAACGTGTCCGATCGCAGCTCCTCTGGATGCTCCGCTGAAACGTCCGTCTGTGATCAGTGCAACGGTAGATCCCAGACCGTATCCTGCGATTGCAGAAGTCGGATTCAGCATCTCTCTCATACCCGGTCCGCCTTTTGGTCCCTCGTAACGGATGACGATAACATCTCCCGGATGGATCTGGCCGGTCTTGATTGCATTGGTTGCATCCTCATCACTCTCGAAAATACGGGCAGGTCCTTCATGTACCAGCATCTCTGCCACTACTGCGGAACGTTTTACTACACTTCCGTCCGGTGCCAGATTTCCTTTCAGAACTGCCAGGCCGCCGGTCGGTGTATACGGATTGTCGATCGGACGGATGACTTCCGGATTCTTATTTTCACATCCGGCGATATTTTCGCCGACTGTCTTACCGGTTACGGTCATGCAGTCTTTATGGATCAGACCAAGCTTATCCAGTTCATTCATGACTGCGTAAACGCCGCCTGCTTCGTTGAGTTCTTCGATATATGTATATCCTGCCGGTGCCAGATGACACAGGTTCGGAGTCTTCTCACTGATTTCATTTGCATAGCTGATATCAAAATCCATTCCGATTTCATGAGCGATTGCCGGAATATGCAGCATACTGTTGGTAGAACATCCCAGTGCCATGTCTACGGTCA
This window of the Mediterraneibacter butyricigenes genome carries:
- the ilvB gene encoding biosynthetic-type acetolactate synthase large subunit; the encoded protein is MHLSGAEIVVECLKEQGVDTVFGYPGGAILNVYDALYKHQDEITHILTSHEQGAAHAADGYARSTGKIGVCLATSGPGATNLVTGIATAYMDSIPMVAITCNVTLPLLGKDSFQEVDITGITQPITKHNYIVKDIKELATVIRKSFRIAKSGRPGPVLIDITKDVTSNKTEYKPVKIDPILPDPEAVSAEELQVALEMIKKAKRPYVFVGGGAVLADASEEVRSFVKLLDAPVCDSLMGKGAFPGTDELYTGMLGMHGTKTSNFGVSECDLLIVLGARFSDRVTGNAKKFAHHAKILQFDVDPAEMDKNIMINAGVTGDLKESLKKMNEILSQQDHKEWIDRIMGYKSAYPMRYPQEGLTGPYIIEEIYRQTKGEAVISTEVGQHQMWAAQYYKYTKPRTLLTSGGLGTMGYGLGAAIGAKCGNPDKVVVNIAGDGCLRMNMNELATAARYQIPVIEVVINNHVLGMVRQWQDLFYEKRYSQTVLNDAVDFVKMAEAMGAVGIRAESRESFAKAFAKALTLGKPVLIDCQIDSDDKVWPMVSPGSSISEAFDASDLEEDEQ
- the serC gene encoding 3-phosphoserine/phosphohydroxythreonine transaminase; this translates as MSRVYNFSAGPAVLPEEVLKEAAEEMLDYKGTGMSVMEMSHRSKAFEEIINEAEQDLRDLMGIPDNYKVLFLQGGASQQFAMIPMNFMKHGVADYIVTGQWAKKAFQEASKYGKANKIASSEDKTFSYIPDCSDLPISEDADYVYICENNTIYGTKYKELPNTKGKPLIADVSSCFLSEPVDVTKYAMIYGGVQKNIGPAGVVIAIIREDMITEDVYPGTPTMLQYKTHADAKSLYNTPPAYGIYICGKVFKWLKKMGGLEEMQKRNEKKAKLLYDFLDQSKLFKGTVVEKDRSLMNVPFVTGDKDLDAKFVKESKEAGLENLKGHRTVGGMRASIYNAMPYEGVEALVAFMKKFEEENQPC
- a CDS encoding phosphoglycerate dehydrogenase, with the translated sequence MLKYHCLNPIAEVGLERFTENYTTAENEADADAILVRSAGMHEMEFSSQLKAIARAGAGVNNIPLDKCAEQGIVVFNTPGANANGVKELVIAGMLLAARDIVGGIHWVEENEEDGDIAKKAEKQKKQFAGTELDGKKLGVIGLGAIGVRVANVATHLGMDVYGYDPYVSVDAAWKLSRNIHHAKTVDELYKECDYITIHVPAMESTKNMIDKDALSLMKENVVVLNFSRDVLVNSEAIVDALVAGKIRGYVTDFPIPELAGVKGAIVIPHLGASTEESEDNCAKMAVDEVMDFLENGNIQHSVNYPDCNMGVKSKGCSRITILHRNQPKMLGQFTGLLAEQDINIDIMSNKSRNEYAYTMIDTEAEVSDDLYQKLCGIDGVLRVRVIA
- the ilvD gene encoding dihydroxy-acid dehydratase, with product MRSDTVKTGMQQAPHRSLFNALGMTPEELSRPLIGVVSSYNEIVPGHMNLDKITEAVKLGVAMAGGTPVMFPAIAVCDGIAMGHVGMKYSLVTRELIADSTEAMAIAHQFDGLVMIPNCDKNVPGLLMAAARLNIPTIFVSGGPMLAGHVKGEKRSLSSMFEAVGSYAAGKMTEEDVCEFENKVCPTCGSCSGMYTANSMNCLTEVLGMGLKGNGTIPAVYSARIQLAKHAGMQIMELVKNNIRPRDIMTEDAIRNALTVDMALGCSTNSMLHIPAIAHEIGMDFDISYANEISEKTPNLCHLAPAGYTYIEELNEAGGVYAVMNELDKLGLIHKDCMTVTGKTVGENIAGCENKNPEVIRPIDNPYTPTGGLAVLKGNLAPDGSVVKRSAVVAEMLVHEGPARIFESDEDATNAIKTGQIHPGDVIVIRYEGPKGGPGMREMLNPTSAIAGYGLGSTVALITDGRFSGASRGAAIGHVSPEAAVGGPIALLEEGDIIQINIPELTLNVKLSEEELAARKAKWQPREPKITSGYLARYAAMVTSGNRGAVLEVPGKNS
- a CDS encoding polysaccharide deacetylase family protein, coding for MQSDKKAGVKKSTEERKRTRAGKAQTAESQNSKKYPEQDYLKKSEKSLKEERRYKKRKARKQKLGGICFLCFFIALFLSHASYAGDKNARIIVKADNIKIKQDEEMPALKVEAKLESDRSKDKILDKESGYTVGDLLDDLNSGKYYKVSCKADTAKEGSYPIVLDLDADLEKKELETWKGRVNLVAQDGTLSVENKIGTWSGNQFKKYDGSLVTSDFVSSKGKVYYFDKKGNKVTGVQEIDGKTYQFDKNGAMKTGFVKIKDSTYYYTEDGAMQVGWLTLKKSKYYFDSSGKMLTGKQQVGLKKCVFGKDGKLKSEEYSIDTSKPMIALTFDDGPGERTMELLEALEKNDAHATFFMVGQNAAEFQDEIAKMTEIGCELGNHSWDHANLSKLDASGVKEEINSTNSTIKKADGSHTATVMRPPYGAISDTVESSVGMPMILWSIDTLDWKTMNTQSTINAVLNNVEDGDIILMHDIHSPTIDAALTLIPKLIEEGYQLVTVSELAEAKGVTLKNGSTYTDFCADDEEDDSGADEDTDSMSATAGAEE